One region of Flavobacterium sp. GSB-24 genomic DNA includes:
- the moaCB gene encoding bifunctional molybdenum cofactor biosynthesis protein MoaC/MoaB yields the protein MVDITHKISTLRKATATAIVKVSRQETIDAVVNNLVPKGNVLEMAKTAGLFAVKNTHLSIPDCHPIPIEFTSVEYKIEGLEIQIIFNVKTVYKTGVEVEAMHGASIVALTMYDMLKPIDKEIEISTIKLVNKEGGKSSFKNKFPTAIKAAVFVCSDSIFAGDKEDRSGKAIVEKLDSYGVETSHYEIIPDELDIIQEKTKAFAKNHQLVIFTGGTGLSPRDVTPEALSPILESRIPGIEEAIRSYGQQRMPYAMLSRSVAGTLGKSLVLALPGSTNGVKESMDAVFPHVMHVFHILKGKNHDSL from the coding sequence ATGGTAGATATTACACATAAAATAAGTACATTAAGAAAAGCAACCGCAACCGCAATTGTAAAAGTCAGCAGACAGGAAACGATTGATGCTGTGGTAAATAATTTGGTCCCAAAAGGAAATGTGCTTGAAATGGCAAAAACCGCGGGGTTATTTGCGGTTAAAAATACACATTTATCTATTCCGGATTGTCATCCAATTCCAATTGAATTTACTTCGGTGGAATATAAAATTGAAGGTTTGGAAATTCAGATCATATTCAATGTAAAAACCGTTTATAAAACGGGAGTTGAGGTTGAAGCCATGCACGGCGCATCTATCGTGGCGCTCACAATGTATGATATGCTGAAACCAATAGATAAAGAAATTGAAATTTCGACAATCAAATTAGTCAATAAAGAAGGGGGAAAATCTTCTTTTAAAAATAAATTTCCAACCGCGATAAAAGCAGCTGTTTTTGTTTGTTCCGATTCAATTTTTGCGGGTGATAAAGAAGATCGTTCCGGAAAAGCAATTGTTGAAAAATTAGATTCTTACGGAGTCGAAACTTCTCATTATGAAATCATTCCAGATGAACTGGATATAATTCAAGAGAAAACAAAAGCTTTCGCAAAAAATCATCAGTTAGTTATTTTTACGGGAGGTACAGGTTTATCGCCAAGAGATGTAACTCCAGAAGCGCTATCGCCGATTTTAGAAAGCAGAATTCCTGGAATCGAAGAAGCAATACGCAGTTACGGACAACAGAGAATGCCTTATGCAATGCTTTCAAGAAGTGTCGCTGGAACGTTGGGTAAAAGTTTGGTCTTGGCACTGCCGGGGTCAACAAATGGAGTAAAAGAGTCGATGGATGCTGTGTTTCCACACGTTATGCACGTCTTTCATATTTTAAAAGGAAAAAATCATGACAGCCTCTAA
- a CDS encoding rubredoxin domain-containing protein encodes MELTRLIVKGGVISPGELREVIDIALEEGLDSISFGSRQDIIFPQGFKSLDKTTLGKHHFVYPDQKSGNNIVSSYVSTDIFRNTNWLTGNRFLYILEEFKEQPKLKVNITDPKQQLVPLFTGHINFIASEHEDYWYLYIRLPQWEKMQVYPVLIYSWDLAKTYYEIEKITDETAIDIELLFTLVSEALDTNNRTIDKPLKVPFYPFPYYEGMNRMGIDQYWLGLYWRNNLYDLDFLKEMCDLCFECKIGKICITPWKSFIIKGIPKDRKLEWEKFLGKRGINVRHSLLELNWHLPVAMEWALNLKTFLVRTLDQFDISTYGLNFGIAEYNRDGHYFTSIVIEKNELPAALESIKIRDTYNVLFAKNFDPNTREYIVHSQDIDKLELPTILIELSRKYFEELGNSTIETTENPQKKEKPQLDIYQCQECLTLYNSEYGDETQGIPKGILFENLPETYCCSLCEAPKSNFKTLEAVEH; translated from the coding sequence ATGGAACTAACAAGATTAATAGTAAAAGGAGGCGTTATTTCGCCGGGGGAATTACGAGAAGTAATTGATATTGCATTGGAAGAAGGTCTCGATTCCATTTCTTTTGGTTCCAGACAGGATATTATTTTTCCGCAAGGTTTTAAATCATTGGACAAAACGACTTTGGGCAAACATCACTTTGTTTATCCAGATCAAAAAAGCGGGAATAATATTGTTTCTTCTTATGTTTCGACAGATATTTTTAGAAATACAAACTGGCTTACTGGAAATCGTTTTTTATATATTTTAGAAGAATTTAAAGAACAGCCCAAATTAAAAGTCAACATAACAGATCCAAAACAGCAGCTTGTTCCTTTATTCACAGGTCATATAAACTTTATTGCTTCAGAGCACGAAGATTACTGGTATTTGTATATTCGTCTTCCCCAATGGGAAAAAATGCAGGTTTACCCTGTTTTAATTTACAGCTGGGATTTGGCCAAAACCTATTACGAAATTGAAAAAATAACCGACGAAACTGCCATAGATATAGAATTACTTTTTACTTTGGTCAGTGAAGCATTAGATACTAATAATCGAACAATTGATAAACCTTTGAAAGTTCCTTTTTATCCGTTTCCGTATTACGAAGGAATGAATAGAATGGGGATAGATCAATATTGGCTGGGATTATACTGGCGTAATAATTTGTACGATCTCGATTTTTTAAAAGAAATGTGTGATTTGTGTTTTGAATGCAAGATCGGTAAAATCTGTATCACACCTTGGAAATCATTCATTATTAAGGGAATTCCGAAAGACCGCAAATTAGAATGGGAAAAATTTTTAGGTAAAAGAGGAATCAACGTCCGTCATTCTTTACTAGAATTAAACTGGCATTTGCCTGTTGCAATGGAATGGGCATTGAATCTCAAAACATTTCTGGTGCGAACACTCGACCAATTTGACATCAGCACATACGGATTAAACTTTGGAATTGCAGAATACAATCGTGATGGCCACTATTTTACTTCGATTGTAATCGAAAAAAACGAACTTCCTGCAGCTTTAGAATCAATCAAAATCAGAGATACTTATAATGTTCTTTTTGCTAAAAATTTCGACCCAAACACACGAGAATATATTGTACATTCTCAGGATATTGACAAACTAGAACTGCCGACAATTTTAATTGAATTAAGCCGAAAATATTTTGAAGAGCTTGGAAATTCAACAATAGAAACAACAGAGAATCCGCAGAAAAAAGAAAAACCACAATTAGATATTTATCAATGTCAGGAATGTTTAACGCTTTACAATTCTGAATACGGAGATGAAACTCAGGGAATTCCAAAAGGTATTTTGTTTGAAAATCTGCCAGAAACATATTGCTGCTCTCTTTGCGAAGCTCCTAAAAGTAATTTCAAAACTTTGGAAGCCGTTGAGCATTAG
- the moaA gene encoding GTP 3',8-cyclase MoaA, with the protein MTASNTILTDVFGRKHNYLRISLLEKCNLRCTYCMPADGIALSPKASLMTAEEIFGIAQTFVKNGVDKIRLTGGEPLLRKDFPEIVSKLSDLNISLSITTNGILIDRNIEVLKQFKIQKINLSLDTLVSSKFHSITLRNQFEKVIDNLHLLLNNDFKVKVNVVLIKGFNDNEIVDFVKLTQFLPISVRFIKFMPFAGNEWDRSKMVSQKEILSLVENAFSSDEIQKLENEKNFTSRNYKIKGFQGDFGIISSITNPFCDSCNRIRLTADGKIKNCLFSNSETDLLTAFRNGESIADLISESIQNKKKVRAGMVTIDEMDDPKKHFDNRSMIAIGG; encoded by the coding sequence ATGACAGCCTCTAACACTATTTTGACGGATGTTTTTGGGCGTAAACACAATTATTTACGCATTTCGCTACTGGAAAAATGCAACTTGCGTTGTACGTACTGCATGCCGGCGGATGGAATTGCGCTTTCTCCAAAAGCCAGTTTAATGACGGCTGAAGAGATTTTTGGTATCGCTCAGACTTTTGTAAAAAATGGTGTTGACAAAATAAGATTAACGGGCGGAGAACCTTTATTAAGAAAAGATTTTCCAGAAATAGTTTCTAAATTATCAGATTTAAATATCTCACTTTCGATAACCACTAACGGAATTTTAATTGATCGTAATATTGAAGTTTTAAAACAGTTTAAAATCCAAAAGATTAATTTGAGTTTAGATACTTTAGTTTCGTCGAAATTTCATTCGATAACACTTAGAAATCAGTTTGAGAAAGTAATTGACAATCTGCATTTGCTTTTGAATAATGATTTTAAGGTAAAAGTAAATGTGGTTTTAATCAAAGGATTTAATGATAACGAAATTGTAGATTTTGTTAAACTGACGCAGTTTCTGCCTATTTCTGTCCGATTTATTAAATTCATGCCTTTTGCAGGGAACGAGTGGGACAGGAGCAAAATGGTTTCACAAAAAGAGATTTTATCTTTGGTAGAAAATGCTTTTTCTTCAGATGAAATTCAAAAATTAGAAAACGAAAAAAACTTTACTTCTAGAAATTACAAAATAAAAGGTTTTCAAGGTGATTTCGGAATCATAAGTTCTATTACAAATCCTTTTTGTGACAGCTGCAACCGAATCCGCTTGACGGCAGACGGGAAAATAAAAAACTGTCTTTTTTCTAATTCTGAAACTGATTTATTGACTGCTTTTAGAAATGGAGAATCAATTGCAGATTTGATTTCAGAATCCATTCAAAATAAAAAGAAAGTCCGCGCTGGAATGGTTACCATTGACGAAATGGACGATCCAAAAAAACACTTTGATAATCGCAGTATGATTGCGATTGGGGGATAG